The following coding sequences are from one Novosphingobium sp. KACC 22771 window:
- the scpA gene encoding methylmalonyl-CoA mutase, producing the protein MSSIDNWQALAAKEVKGKDLNWQTPEGITVKPLYTADDVSVAPGLPGFAPFTRGVRASMYAGRPWTIRQYAGFSTAEESNAFYRRNLAAGQKGLSVAFDLATHRGYDSDHPRVVGDVGKAGVAIDSVEDMKILFDGIPLGEMSVSMTMNGAVIPILAFFIVAGEEQGVPVEKLDGTIQNDILKEFMVRNTYIYPPEPSMRIISDIFGYTSANMPKFNSISISGYHMQEAGATQVQELAFTIADGIEYVKYGVASGLDIDKFAGRLSFFFAIGMNFFMEVAKLRAARVLWHRAMTKLGAKDERSKMLRTHCQTSGVSLQEQDPYNNVIRTTIEAMAAMLGGTQSLHTNALDEAIALPTDFSARIARNTQIVIQEETGMCNVVDPLGGSYYIESLTQQLVDAAQAIIDRVEGEGGMAKAVAAGWPKAMIEEAAAARQARVDKGEDVIVGVNKYRLATEDRIETLDIDNHVVREAQIARIKAVKAARDEAACQAALRAITEGAREGGNLLALAVEAARHRATLGEISSAMEEVFGRHGTVPTPVKGVYGSAYAGDDRYQQILDGVEAVSRRLERKPRMLVAKMGQDGHDRGANVIASAFTDMGFDVTSGPLFQTPEEACALALEKGVDAVGASSLAAGHKTLIPQLIALLREAGRPDIKVVAGGVIPPQDYEFLREAGVQGIYGPGSNVLDCAADMLRLLGHNMPPLGSELADAG; encoded by the coding sequence ATGAGCAGCATTGATAACTGGCAGGCGCTGGCCGCCAAAGAGGTCAAGGGCAAGGACCTGAACTGGCAGACGCCCGAGGGCATCACCGTCAAGCCGCTCTATACCGCCGATGATGTGAGCGTGGCCCCCGGCCTGCCCGGCTTCGCGCCCTTCACGCGCGGCGTGCGCGCCAGCATGTATGCGGGCCGCCCCTGGACGATCCGCCAGTACGCAGGCTTTTCCACCGCCGAGGAATCGAACGCCTTCTATCGCCGCAATCTGGCGGCGGGGCAAAAGGGCCTCTCGGTCGCCTTCGACCTTGCCACCCATCGCGGCTATGATTCCGACCACCCCCGCGTGGTGGGCGATGTCGGCAAGGCGGGCGTGGCCATCGACAGCGTCGAGGACATGAAGATCCTGTTCGACGGCATTCCCCTTGGCGAAATGTCGGTGTCGATGACGATGAACGGCGCGGTGATCCCGATCCTCGCCTTCTTCATCGTCGCGGGCGAGGAACAGGGCGTGCCGGTCGAAAAGCTCGACGGGACCATCCAGAACGACATCCTCAAGGAGTTCATGGTCCGCAACACCTATATCTATCCGCCCGAACCCAGCATGCGGATCATTTCGGACATCTTTGGCTACACATCCGCCAATATGCCCAAATTCAACAGCATTTCGATCTCCGGCTATCACATGCAGGAGGCCGGCGCGACGCAGGTGCAGGAACTGGCCTTCACCATCGCCGACGGCATCGAATATGTGAAATATGGCGTGGCCTCGGGCCTCGACATCGACAAATTCGCGGGGCGCCTGTCGTTCTTTTTCGCCATCGGCATGAATTTCTTCATGGAGGTCGCCAAGCTGCGCGCCGCGCGCGTATTGTGGCACCGGGCGATGACCAAGCTGGGCGCAAAGGATGAACGCAGCAAGATGCTGCGCACCCATTGCCAGACCAGCGGCGTGTCCTTGCAGGAGCAGGACCCCTATAACAACGTGATCCGCACCACGATCGAGGCCATGGCCGCGATGCTGGGCGGTACGCAGTCGCTCCACACCAATGCGCTCGATGAAGCCATCGCGCTGCCCACCGATTTTTCCGCCCGCATCGCGCGCAACACGCAGATCGTGATTCAGGAAGAAACGGGCATGTGCAATGTGGTCGATCCGCTGGGCGGGTCGTATTACATTGAATCGCTGACCCAGCAGTTGGTGGATGCAGCCCAAGCCATCATCGACCGCGTGGAAGGCGAAGGCGGCATGGCCAAGGCCGTGGCCGCCGGTTGGCCCAAGGCGATGATCGAGGAGGCCGCCGCCGCCCGTCAGGCCCGCGTGGACAAGGGCGAAGATGTCATTGTCGGCGTCAACAAATATCGTCTGGCCACCGAAGACCGGATCGAAACGCTCGACATCGACAACCATGTCGTGCGCGAGGCCCAGATCGCCCGGATCAAGGCGGTCAAGGCCGCCCGCGACGAGGCCGCCTGCCAGGCCGCCCTGCGCGCCATTACCGAGGGCGCGCGCGAAGGCGGCAATCTGCTGGCGCTGGCCGTCGAGGCCGCCCGCCACCGCGCCACGCTGGGCGAAATCAGCAGCGCGATGGAAGAGGTCTTTGGCCGCCACGGCACCGTGCCCACCCCGGTCAAGGGCGTCTATGGCTCGGCCTATGCGGGCGATGACCGCTATCAGCAGATCCTCGATGGCGTCGAGGCCGTTTCCCGCCGTCTGGAGCGCAAGCCCCGGATGCTGGTGGCCAAGATGGGGCAGGACGGGCATGATCGCGGGGCCAATGTGATCGCCTCGGCCTTTACCGACATGGGCTTTGATGTGACCTCTGGCCCGCTGTTCCAGACACCGGAAGAAGCCTGCGCGCTGGCCTTGGAAAAGGGCGTTGATGCGGTGGGGGCCTCCTCGCTTGCTGCAGGCCACAAGACGCTGATCCCGCAACTGATCGCCTTGCTGCGCGAGGCGGGCCGGCCCGACATCAAGGTCGTGGCGGGCGGCGTCATCCCGCCGCAGGACTATGAATTCCTGCGCGAGGCCGGGGTGCAGGGCATCTATGGCCCGGGGTCAAACGTGCTCGACTGCGCGGCCGACATGCTGCGCCTGCTGGGCCACAATATGCCGCCGCTGGGCAGCGAACTGGCGGACGCGGGATGA
- the mce gene encoding methylmalonyl-CoA epimerase — MKLGRLNHVGVAVPSMADAIAYYRDVMGATLITEPFDMPEQGVKVAFVNTPQQPGALGTNGGTQIELIEPLGETSPIAAFIAKNPAGGQHHLCYEVEDIEAAREWFTAQGKRILGPTRIGAHGTPIFFLHPKDMLGQLTEIMERSHEQH, encoded by the coding sequence ATGAAACTCGGACGTTTGAACCACGTCGGCGTGGCTGTGCCTTCCATGGCCGATGCCATTGCCTATTACCGCGATGTGATGGGCGCCACGCTCATCACCGAGCCTTTCGACATGCCCGAACAGGGTGTGAAGGTGGCCTTTGTCAACACGCCCCAGCAGCCGGGCGCGCTGGGCACCAATGGCGGCACGCAGATCGAACTGATCGAACCGCTTGGCGAAACCAGCCCCATCGCAGCCTTCATCGCCAAGAACCCTGCCGGGGGCCAGCACCACCTTTGCTATGAGGTGGAGGATATCGAGGCTGCACGGGAATGGTTCACAGCCCAAGGCAAGCGCATCCTCGGCCCCACGCGCATCGGTGCGCATGGCACGCCGATCTTCTTCCTGCACCCCAAGGATATGCTGGGGCAGCTGACCGAAATCATGGAGAGGTCGCATGAGCAGCATTGA
- a CDS encoding acyl-CoA carboxylase subunit beta, translating to MSANVAEMERRRAAARMGGGQKRIDAQHAKGKLTARERLKVLLDEGSFEEVDMYVEHNCVDFGMPDNTIPGDGVVTGSGTINGRLVFVFSQDFTVFGGAVSERHAMKICKIMDMAMKVGAPVIGLNDSGGARIQEGVASLGGYAEIFQRNVLASGVVPQLSLIMGPCAGGAVYSPAMTDFIFMVKDSSYMFVTGPDVVKTVTNEVVTQEELGGAITHSTKTSVADLALENDIEALLTAREFFDFLPLSNKEEVPERPNADPWDRLEDSLDTVIPASAAQPYDMKEVIRKTLDEGDFFEIQPGHAGNIICGFGRIEGKTVGVVANQPLVLAGVLDINSSKKAARFVRFCDAFNIPILTFVDVPGFLPGTSQEHNGIIKHGAKLLFAYAEATVPKITIITRKAYGGAYDVMASKHLRGDLNYAWPTAEIAVMGAKGAVEIIFRGLSGEEQAEKTKEYEDRFANPFVAASKGFIDEVIHPHSTRRRIALGLRKLRNKALENPWKKHDNIPL from the coding sequence ATGAGCGCGAATGTGGCAGAGATGGAGCGGCGGCGGGCGGCTGCCCGGATGGGCGGCGGCCAGAAGCGGATCGATGCCCAGCATGCCAAGGGCAAGCTGACCGCGCGCGAACGCCTCAAGGTTCTGCTCGACGAGGGCAGCTTTGAAGAAGTCGACATGTATGTCGAACACAATTGCGTCGATTTCGGCATGCCTGACAACACGATCCCCGGCGACGGCGTGGTCACGGGGTCCGGCACGATCAATGGCCGGCTCGTCTTCGTGTTTTCGCAGGACTTCACCGTGTTCGGCGGGGCGGTTTCCGAACGCCATGCGATGAAGATCTGCAAGATCATGGATATGGCGATGAAGGTGGGCGCCCCGGTCATCGGTCTTAACGATTCGGGCGGCGCGCGCATTCAGGAAGGCGTGGCATCGCTTGGCGGTTATGCCGAGATTTTCCAGCGCAATGTGCTGGCCAGCGGCGTGGTGCCGCAATTGTCGCTGATCATGGGCCCTTGCGCGGGCGGCGCGGTCTATTCCCCCGCCATGACCGACTTCATCTTCATGGTGAAGGACAGCTCCTATATGTTCGTCACCGGCCCCGATGTGGTCAAGACCGTGACGAATGAGGTTGTTACGCAGGAGGAGCTGGGCGGCGCGATCACGCATAGCACCAAGACCAGCGTGGCCGATCTGGCGCTGGAGAACGACATCGAGGCGCTGCTGACAGCGCGCGAATTCTTCGACTTCCTGCCGCTGTCGAACAAGGAAGAAGTGCCCGAGCGCCCCAATGCCGACCCGTGGGACCGCCTTGAAGACAGCCTCGATACGGTGATTCCGGCCAGCGCGGCTCAACCTTATGATATGAAAGAAGTGATCCGCAAGACGCTGGACGAAGGCGATTTCTTTGAGATCCAGCCGGGCCATGCGGGCAATATCATCTGCGGCTTTGGCCGGATCGAGGGCAAGACGGTGGGCGTGGTCGCCAATCAGCCTTTGGTGCTGGCGGGCGTTTTGGATATCAATTCGTCCAAGAAGGCAGCGCGTTTCGTGCGCTTCTGCGACGCGTTCAACATCCCCATTCTGACCTTCGTTGACGTTCCCGGCTTCCTGCCCGGAACCAGCCAGGAGCATAACGGCATCATCAAGCATGGCGCCAAGCTGCTGTTTGCCTATGCCGAGGCGACCGTGCCCAAGATCACCATCATCACCCGCAAGGCCTATGGCGGGGCCTATGACGTGATGGCGTCGAAGCATCTGCGCGGCGATCTCAATTACGCATGGCCCACCGCCGAAATCGCGGTGATGGGGGCCAAGGGCGCGGTGGAAATCATCTTCCGCGGATTGTCGGGCGAGGAACAGGCCGAAAAGACCAAGGAATATGAGGATCGCTTCGCCAACCCGTTTGTGGCGGCATCCAAGGGCTTCATCGACGAGGTGATCCACCCCCATTCCACCCGCCGCCGGATCGCTCTGGGCCTGCGCAAATTGCGCAACAAGGCGCTGGAGAACCCTTGGAAAAAGCACGACAATATTCCGCTCTAA
- a CDS encoding helix-turn-helix domain-containing protein: protein MKRRLYAGRFLKALREDHGLKQGALAQRLGISTPYLSQLENDTRPMTLALAERVREIFPVDWADMAETPVEPIVTELLEAAADPLLRDALPADQIERVAEQFPQFAEQFAHLYRLHKRDSQRLAAMDEALGADSVSGGRLPWEEVRDWFHLADNYVHLIDSSAEAMAGALSRHLPTPDTAQLTAWFERQSITLRHLPGAPIRHYDEARRELTLDAGQPHESLRFQLAYQLCAIALAQEIAETVEKGGMRTQTARNLLSVGLTNYAAGALLMPYRPFRDAARRLRHDIDGLRQIFGTSFEQTCHRLSNLQRPHQRGVPIAFCRIDMAGNITKRHAANGLQFARFGGACPLWIAHEAVAIPDRIHLQVAEMPEGRRFVFLAKGLVKPSDAYFRPPRRYAVVLGCEVTLASEFIYADTLNLECEEAVARIGISCRICSRHDCHQRAYPPNDKAIDITTNQRGFIPYRIMD from the coding sequence ATGAAAAGGCGGCTCTATGCGGGGCGGTTCCTCAAGGCCCTGCGCGAGGATCATGGCCTGAAGCAGGGCGCGTTGGCGCAAAGGCTGGGGATCAGCACGCCCTATCTCTCGCAGCTCGAAAATGACACCCGGCCCATGACTTTGGCGCTGGCCGAAAGGGTGCGCGAGATCTTCCCGGTGGATTGGGCCGATATGGCCGAAACCCCGGTCGAACCTATCGTCACCGAATTACTGGAGGCCGCCGCCGATCCGCTTTTGCGCGACGCCTTGCCCGCCGACCAGATCGAGCGCGTGGCCGAACAATTCCCCCAATTCGCCGAACAATTCGCCCATCTCTACCGTCTCCATAAACGCGATTCCCAGCGACTGGCCGCGATGGATGAAGCCTTGGGCGCCGACAGTGTTTCGGGCGGGCGCCTGCCGTGGGAGGAGGTGCGCGACTGGTTCCATCTGGCTGACAATTACGTCCATCTGATCGACTCCAGCGCCGAGGCCATGGCCGGCGCCCTCTCGCGCCATTTGCCCACGCCCGACACCGCGCAATTGACCGCGTGGTTCGAACGCCAGAGCATCACGTTGCGCCATCTGCCCGGCGCGCCGATCCGCCATTATGACGAGGCCCGCCGCGAACTGACGCTGGATGCGGGCCAGCCCCATGAGAGCCTGCGCTTTCAACTGGCCTATCAGCTCTGCGCCATCGCGCTGGCGCAGGAGATTGCCGAGACGGTGGAGAAGGGCGGCATGCGAACGCAAACCGCGCGCAATCTGCTTTCCGTGGGGCTAACCAATTATGCGGCGGGGGCTTTGCTGATGCCCTATCGCCCGTTCCGCGATGCGGCGCGGCGGCTGCGCCATGACATTGACGGGTTGCGCCAGATTTTCGGCACCAGTTTTGAACAGACCTGCCACCGCCTGTCCAACCTGCAAAGACCGCACCAGCGCGGCGTGCCGATCGCCTTTTGCCGCATCGACATGGCGGGTAATATTACGAAACGCCACGCCGCCAACGGGTTGCAATTTGCCCGCTTCGGCGGCGCTTGCCCGCTATGGATCGCACATGAGGCGGTGGCCATCCCTGACCGCATCCATCTGCAAGTGGCCGAGATGCCCGAGGGGCGGCGCTTTGTCTTCCTTGCCAAGGGGCTGGTCAAACCCTCGGACGCCTATTTCCGCCCGCCGCGCCGCTATGCGGTGGTGCTGGGGTGTGAAGTCACGCTGGCCAGCGAGTTCATCTATGCCGACACGCTCAATCTGGAATGCGAGGAGGCGGTGGCGCGGATCGGCATTTCCTGCCGCATCTGTTCGCGCCACGATTGTCATCAACGCGCCTATCCGCCCAATGACAAGGCCATCGACATCACCACGAACCAGCGCGGCTTCATCCCCTATCGGATCATGGATTAA
- a CDS encoding NAD(P)-dependent oxidoreductase — MKVAVLGASGRAGSEITKELAARGHQVVAIARKPETIATGPGITAVKGDAADPSALAGLIAGVDAVISALHFDISADTLLSALRQAGVARLLVTGGAASLKLPSGERLIDGPDFPEAWKGAAMGGINFLEDLRGVTDIDWTFFSPAAFIFEGPRLGTYRGGKDELISDEAGESKISFADYAIAMVDELEAHNHPRARFTAAY; from the coding sequence ATGAAAGTAGCCGTTCTGGGCGCCAGCGGGCGGGCCGGGTCTGAAATCACCAAAGAACTGGCCGCGCGCGGCCATCAGGTGGTGGCGATTGCCCGCAAGCCGGAAACCATCGCCACCGGCCCCGGCATCACGGCGGTCAAAGGCGATGCTGCCGATCCCTCCGCGCTGGCCGGGCTGATCGCGGGCGTCGATGCGGTGATCAGCGCGCTGCATTTTGACATTTCGGCCGACACCTTGCTCTCCGCCCTGCGTCAGGCGGGCGTCGCGCGCCTGCTGGTGACGGGCGGCGCGGCCAGCCTCAAGCTCCCCTCCGGCGAGCGCCTGATCGACGGGCCGGATTTCCCCGAAGCGTGGAAGGGCGCGGCGATGGGCGGCATCAACTTCCTAGAAGACCTGCGCGGCGTCACCGACATTGACTGGACCTTCTTCTCGCCCGCCGCCTTCATATTCGAAGGCCCGCGCCTTGGCACCTATCGCGGCGGCAAGGACGAGCTGATCAGCGACGAGGCGGGCGAGAGCAAGATCAGCTTTGCCGACTATGCCATCGCCATGGTGGATGAGCTGGAGGCCCATAACCACCCGCGCGCGCGCTTTACCGCAGCCTATTAA
- a CDS encoding winged helix-turn-helix transcriptional regulator: protein MQESTFLSPAYREVTTLDEAPTAGGERGDVFARNCPTRQLLDRVGDKWSILLLGMLGEGDMRFSALKRRVDGISQKMLAQTLRTLERDGLISRHVEPTVPVSVTYAITPLGQELLVALQRLIDWAETRMGAVAEAQRAYDRRQME, encoded by the coding sequence ATGCAAGAGAGCACTTTCCTTTCACCAGCTTACCGCGAGGTAACCACCCTTGATGAGGCCCCGACCGCAGGCGGCGAACGCGGCGATGTCTTTGCCCGCAATTGCCCCACGCGCCAATTGCTCGACCGGGTGGGCGACAAATGGAGCATCCTGCTGCTCGGCATGCTGGGCGAGGGGGATATGCGGTTCAGCGCGCTCAAGCGGCGGGTCGATGGCATTTCGCAAAAGATGCTGGCGCAGACGCTGCGCACGCTCGAGCGCGACGGGCTGATATCCCGCCATGTCGAACCCACCGTGCCGGTCAGCGTGACCTATGCGATCACCCCGCTGGGTCAGGAATTGCTGGTGGCGCTGCAAAGGCTGATCGATTGGGCCGAAACCCGGATGGGCGCGGTGGCCGAGGCCCAGCGCGCCTATGACCGGCGCCAGATGGAATAA
- the sucC gene encoding ADP-forming succinate--CoA ligase subunit beta yields the protein MNVHEYQGKELLAKFGVAIPAGYPALSVEEAVAGAKQLPGPLYVVKSQIHAGGRGKGKFKELPADAKGGVRLAKSLEEVESHAKEMLGNTLVTVQTGEAGKQVNRLYVTDGVDIAKEYYISLLVDRATGRVAFIVSTEGGMDIETVAHDTPEKIATIAIDPASGFQPHHGRSIAFALKLKGDTNKQAQVLAKQLYDAFVSLDCEMLEINPLVEDVNGNLLVLDTKMSFDSNALFRHPDVFAMRDETEEDPAEIEASKYDLAYIKLDGNIGCMVNGAGLAMATMDIIKLNGAFPANFLDVGGGATTEKVTAAFKIILADAAVEGILVNIFGGIMKCDVIANGIVAAAKEVNLSVPLVVRLEGTNVELGKEILNNSGLPIVAANDLGDAAKKIVAEVSKAK from the coding sequence ATGAACGTCCATGAGTATCAGGGCAAAGAACTGCTGGCCAAGTTCGGCGTTGCCATTCCGGCGGGCTATCCGGCCCTTTCGGTTGAAGAAGCCGTTGCCGGCGCCAAGCAGCTGCCCGGGCCGCTGTATGTTGTGAAGTCGCAGATCCACGCCGGTGGCCGCGGCAAGGGCAAGTTCAAGGAACTGCCCGCCGATGCCAAGGGCGGCGTCCGTCTGGCCAAGAGCCTGGAAGAAGTCGAATCGCACGCCAAGGAAATGCTCGGCAACACGCTGGTGACCGTGCAGACCGGCGAAGCGGGCAAGCAGGTCAACCGCCTGTATGTCACCGACGGCGTCGACATCGCCAAGGAATACTACATTTCGCTGCTGGTCGATCGCGCCACCGGCCGCGTGGCCTTCATCGTTTCGACCGAAGGCGGCATGGACATCGAAACCGTTGCCCATGACACCCCGGAAAAGATCGCCACGATCGCCATCGACCCGGCGTCGGGCTTCCAGCCGCACCACGGCCGCTCGATCGCTTTCGCGCTCAAGCTGAAGGGCGACACCAACAAGCAGGCGCAGGTGCTGGCCAAGCAGCTGTATGACGCCTTCGTTTCGCTCGATTGCGAAATGCTCGAAATCAACCCGCTGGTTGAAGACGTGAACGGCAACCTGCTGGTTCTCGACACCAAGATGAGCTTCGATTCGAACGCGCTGTTCCGTCACCCCGACGTGTTTGCCATGCGCGACGAAACCGAGGAAGATCCCGCCGAAATCGAAGCCAGCAAGTATGATCTGGCCTACATCAAGCTCGACGGCAACATCGGCTGCATGGTGAACGGCGCGGGCCTGGCCATGGCGACGATGGACATCATCAAGCTCAACGGCGCCTTCCCGGCCAACTTCCTCGACGTGGGCGGCGGCGCCACCACCGAGAAGGTGACGGCGGCGTTCAAGATCATTCTGGCCGATGCGGCGGTCGAGGGCATCCTCGTCAACATCTTCGGCGGCATCATGAAGTGCGACGTCATCGCCAACGGCATCGTTGCCGCGGCCAAGGAAGTGAACCTGTCGGTTCCGCTGGTGGTTCGCCTTGAAGGCACCAACGTGGAACTGGGCAAGGAAATCCTCAACAATTCGGGTCTGCCCATCGTGGCCGCCAACGATCTGGGCGATGCCGCCAAGAAGATCGTCGCCGAAGTCAGCAAGGCCAAGTAA
- a CDS encoding 3'(2'),5'-bisphosphate nucleotidase CysQ, whose translation MLDRVRLEAIVRRAGEIALSQWPIDNKALEVYGKMDGTPVSAADLAVDAFLRAELTRLLPCAGWLSEETIDAPNQRAGELVWLVDPIDGTRDFIHGRKGWAISVALVSNHRPLLAMLHAPARDEFWQAEAGQGAFCNGERLTASSRAQLAGARVPTRVLAAEDADLEMIEQPNSIALRIAMVAADRADLVATLRWGYEWDLAAAALIAREAGAAISDARGGKLNYNKLDPRVFGVAVSAPAIHAALIERLAERARLLSQRP comes from the coding sequence ATGCTTGATCGCGTCCGCCTCGAAGCCATTGTCCGCCGCGCCGGAGAGATTGCCCTGTCGCAATGGCCGATCGATAACAAAGCTTTGGAAGTCTATGGAAAAATGGACGGTACGCCGGTCTCTGCGGCCGATCTGGCGGTCGATGCTTTCCTGCGGGCGGAATTGACCCGCCTGCTCCCCTGCGCGGGATGGCTGTCGGAGGAAACCATTGACGCGCCGAATCAGCGTGCGGGCGAACTGGTCTGGCTGGTCGATCCCATCGACGGCACGCGCGATTTCATCCATGGGCGTAAAGGTTGGGCCATCTCGGTCGCGCTGGTCAGCAACCATCGCCCCTTGCTGGCGATGCTGCATGCCCCCGCGCGCGACGAGTTCTGGCAGGCTGAGGCCGGGCAGGGGGCGTTTTGCAATGGGGAGCGACTGACCGCTTCCTCCCGCGCGCAGTTGGCGGGCGCGCGCGTGCCCACCCGCGTTCTGGCGGCCGAGGACGCCGATCTGGAAATGATCGAGCAACCCAATTCGATTGCCCTGCGCATTGCCATGGTTGCCGCCGACCGGGCCGACCTCGTGGCGACCTTGCGCTGGGGCTATGAGTGGGATCTGGCCGCCGCCGCCCTCATCGCGCGCGAGGCGGGCGCCGCGATCAGCGATGCGCGGGGCGGCAAGCTCAATTACAATAAGCTCGATCCGCGCGTGTTCGGCGTGGCGGTATCGGCGCCCGCGATCCATGCCGCTCTGATCGAGCGTCTGGCGGAGCGTGCGCGTCTGCTCTCGCAGCGGCCATAA
- the rpsI gene encoding 30S ribosomal protein S9, with protein sequence MSEEFSALAEIGTAAPVAAAPAAPLRAREVDAQGRSYATGRRKDAVARVWIKPGTGKITVNGRDQETYFARPTLRLVINQPFGVADRSGQYDVVCTVKGGGLSGQAGAVKHGIAQALAKFEPALRGAVKAAGFLTRDPRVVERKKYGRAKARRSFQFSKR encoded by the coding sequence ATGTCTGAAGAATTCTCCGCTCTGGCCGAAATCGGCACCGCCGCTCCGGTTGCCGCTGCTCCTGCCGCTCCGCTTCGCGCTCGCGAAGTTGACGCTCAGGGCCGTTCGTATGCCACCGGTCGTCGTAAGGACGCCGTGGCCCGCGTGTGGATCAAGCCCGGCACCGGCAAGATCACCGTCAACGGTCGCGATCAGGAAACCTACTTCGCCCGTCCGACCCTGCGTCTCGTGATCAACCAGCCCTTCGGCGTGGCTGACCGTTCGGGCCAGTATGACGTGGTCTGCACCGTCAAGGGTGGCGGTCTCTCGGGTCAGGCCGGCGCTGTCAAGCACGGTATCGCCCAGGCTCTGGCCAAGTTCGAGCCCGCCCTGCGCGGCGCCGTCAAGGCTGCAGGCTTCCTGACCCGCGACCCGCGCGTCGTTGAACGTAAGAAGTACGGCCGCGCCAAGGCTCGCCGCAGCTTCCAGTTCTCGAAGCGTTAA
- the rplM gene encoding 50S ribosomal protein L13: protein MKALTKVTRSVKPAEVEKKWHLIDAEGLVLGRLAVIIANTLRGKHKPTFTPHVDTGDHVVVINADKVRLTGNKLKNKVYYKHTGYAGGIKEVTAAKVLEGRFPERVIEKAVERMIPRGPLGRQQMRALHLYAGAEHPHAGTQPQPLDVAALNRKNKVGA from the coding sequence ATGAAGGCTCTCACCAAGGTCACCCGGTCGGTCAAGCCGGCTGAGGTGGAAAAGAAGTGGCATCTGATCGATGCCGAAGGTCTGGTGCTCGGCCGTCTTGCCGTCATCATCGCCAACACGCTGCGCGGCAAGCACAAGCCCACCTTTACGCCCCACGTTGACACCGGCGATCACGTCGTCGTCATCAACGCCGACAAGGTGCGACTGACCGGCAACAAGCTGAAGAACAAGGTGTACTACAAGCACACCGGTTATGCCGGCGGCATCAAGGAAGTGACCGCTGCCAAGGTTCTGGAAGGCCGCTTCCCCGAGCGCGTGATCGAGAAGGCCGTGGAACGCATGATTCCGCGCGGTCCTCTGGGCCGTCAGCAGATGCGTGCCCTGCACCTCTACGCTGGTGCCGAGCACCCGCACGCCGGCACCCAGCCTCAGCCGCTGGACGTCGCTGCCCTGAACCGCAAGAACAAGGTTGGTGCGTAA
- the cutA gene encoding divalent-cation tolerance protein CutA — MSALPAPVLLWCPFPDAVSAKAAARVLVEAGLAACANILPAMQSVYAWAGEVHESGEIGVIFKTNADLRETCIERLAELHPYEEPAILGWECPLSGPATMAWLGALKG, encoded by the coding sequence ATGAGTGCGCTGCCTGCCCCCGTGCTGCTCTGGTGCCCCTTTCCCGATGCGGTCAGCGCCAAGGCGGCCGCGCGAGTGCTGGTTGAGGCGGGATTGGCGGCCTGCGCCAACATCCTGCCCGCAATGCAATCGGTCTATGCCTGGGCGGGCGAAGTGCATGAAAGCGGCGAGATCGGGGTGATCTTCAAGACCAATGCCGATCTGCGCGAAACGTGTATCGAACGGCTGGCGGAACTGCACCCCTATGAGGAGCCGGCGATTTTGGGCTGGGAATGCCCGCTCTCCGGCCCCGCGACCATGGCATGGCTGGGGGCGCTGAAAGGATGA